The Mycoplasmopsis gallinacea genome includes a window with the following:
- the dnaG gene encoding DNA primase has product MQNVNKEIIDSVIKNARIVDVVGEFLSLTKKGNNYLGLCPFHSDSSPSFTVNEQKGIYKCFACNEGGNSATFLMKKLGITFYEALEKLSNMQGIELNLKQFNKQGYSYNPEDTEIIELLNSINTFYKFELIKSVDPNIKNFLKNRHLDNQIILNKFDIGYAPENQLINKAKEFNYSEEDLVKAGLINPQLYEIFKNRITFGIRNNNGDLVGFSARALAKSENAKYINSPETRLFNKSQILYNYHNAKNKIQQLKEVIIVEGFMDAIACYKAGIENVVAVMGTALTKQHLSSLKNNKIVLFFDNDTAGLKATIRSVELILQEGMEVFVIENNFEKDADEILHHHQNGRDDLINLIFNNRCSAIDFVYRKLQILHNLDVSPEYSNIKLFASELMRIFANAQSDQIKYLINLVKKDFNYDIEFDFEKKNQIQASNNFSDYKENDLYINDPISYDQDQLLGYIPEYVPGEFEPQFHGRINDNWDTEKVINELEDFIVMDNRLTLLIRCLSNDAYLQLFINELQSKEIYEEAFMWDDQLSTDELLKQTYKNLLMFCKFKLDANFSPEYENIIHQLFQSVEQLLERKISEFKLNNPSFERIYENIDFFEQTSNLKIKINNSLSEEVKTVTDLNVLRNHIKNKLNLILKDSIKAFEIKNEKLTQINMNTKFIGERLYQAISVMKSDEKKGE; this is encoded by the coding sequence GTGCAAAACGTAAATAAAGAAATCATTGATTCTGTTATTAAAAATGCAAGAATCGTCGACGTAGTCGGCGAATTTCTTAGTTTAACTAAAAAAGGAAATAACTACCTTGGACTTTGTCCATTCCATAGTGATTCAAGCCCAAGTTTTACCGTCAATGAGCAAAAAGGAATTTACAAATGTTTTGCCTGCAACGAAGGTGGAAATAGCGCCACCTTCTTGATGAAAAAATTAGGGATAACTTTTTATGAAGCATTAGAAAAACTTTCAAATATGCAAGGAATTGAGCTTAATTTAAAACAATTTAACAAACAAGGTTATTCATACAATCCTGAAGATACCGAAATTATTGAACTTTTAAATTCAATTAATACTTTTTATAAATTTGAGCTTATTAAAAGTGTCGATCCAAACATTAAAAACTTTTTAAAAAATAGACATTTAGATAATCAAATTATTTTAAATAAATTTGACATTGGATATGCACCAGAAAATCAACTTATCAATAAAGCTAAAGAATTTAACTACTCTGAAGAAGATCTTGTTAAAGCTGGGCTTATTAATCCGCAGCTATATGAAATTTTTAAAAATCGGATTACCTTTGGAATTAGAAATAACAATGGTGACTTAGTTGGTTTTAGTGCTCGTGCGCTTGCTAAAAGTGAAAATGCCAAATACATTAATTCACCTGAGACTAGATTATTTAACAAATCACAAATTCTTTATAACTACCATAACGCTAAAAACAAAATCCAACAACTTAAAGAAGTAATTATTGTTGAAGGATTTATGGATGCTATTGCTTGTTATAAGGCTGGAATTGAAAATGTTGTAGCTGTTATGGGAACTGCTTTAACTAAGCAACACCTTAGCTCGCTTAAAAACAACAAAATTGTTCTTTTTTTTGATAATGACACAGCCGGTTTAAAAGCTACTATTCGCTCAGTTGAATTAATCCTTCAAGAAGGGATGGAAGTTTTTGTTATTGAAAACAACTTTGAAAAAGATGCAGATGAAATTCTTCATCACCATCAAAATGGAAGAGATGATTTGATTAACTTAATTTTCAATAACCGCTGCTCTGCAATTGATTTTGTGTATCGTAAGTTGCAAATCTTGCACAATTTAGATGTTTCACCTGAATATTCAAACATTAAATTATTTGCTAGCGAGCTTATGCGAATTTTTGCTAATGCTCAAAGTGATCAAATTAAATACTTAATTAACTTAGTTAAAAAAGATTTTAATTATGATATTGAATTTGATTTTGAAAAGAAAAATCAAATTCAAGCTTCAAATAACTTTTCAGATTATAAAGAAAACGATCTTTACATTAATGATCCAATTAGTTATGATCAAGACCAACTTCTTGGGTATATTCCTGAATATGTCCCTGGTGAATTTGAACCCCAATTTCACGGAAGAATAAATGATAATTGAGATACTGAAAAAGTCATTAATGAACTTGAAGATTTTATCGTCATGGACAATCGGCTTACTTTATTAATTAGATGTTTAAGTAATGATGCTTACTTACAACTTTTTATAAATGAGCTTCAATCTAAAGAAATTTATGAGGAAGCTTTTATGTGAGACGATCAACTTTCAACTGATGAACTGCTTAAGCAAACATATAAAAACTTATTAATGTTTTGTAAGTTCAAATTAGATGCTAATTTTTCACCTGAATATGAAAATATAATTCACCAGCTTTTTCAAAGCGTGGAACAACTTTTAGAAAGAAAAATTAGTGAATTTAAACTTAATAATCCTAGCTTTGAAAGAATTTATGAAAACATTGATTTCTTTGAGCAAACTTCCAATTTAAAAATCAAAATTAATAACTCACTTAGTGAAGAAGTTAAAACCGTTACTGATTTAAATGTGCTTAGAAATCACATCAAAAATAAATTAAACCTAATTTTAAAAGATAGTATTAAAGCTTTTGAAATTAAAAATGAGAAATTGACCCAAATTAATATGAACACTAAATTCATAGGTGAAAGATTGTACCAAGCAATTTCTGTAATGAAAAGCGATGAGAAAAAAGGAGAATAA
- a CDS encoding RNA polymerase sigma factor yields MDKKYDLVVDLLKDQLKKKKKKHLSQEEVFDFLLKNQMEITEDNDDFLERLISEDIVKNDFDEGDFDDTDLDDFKKNAGIFSDSDDKDKLDELDDKDFSEDFEDEDFEDDFSDEDDNIDYSPEDYNEEESSEDEDDEEKEEDEEDILDFHGDDSDLDLDLSSLTFDTHEGGVHLEEETQQKKNLSNKLTETNDIVKWYMRWIGKYGELLTIDEERQLAEQMEKGGFRGKRARDKLIQRNLRLVINNAKKYKNRGLSFIDLISEGNAGIMKAVSKYNVQKGFKFSTYATWWIRQAITRAVADQARTIRVPVHMVETINKISKIERELQQELGHEPTDEQIAERYDKNFTAEKVRYIRKINIDPISLDKQVGKENDSSFSDFVKDDNVISPTDHAAQEELQSALERILEADLEKDERELICKRYGVGFDENGEKYRVHSLEELAKERNGVSKERIRQIENKILRKLKNGKHSKELKDLYRP; encoded by the coding sequence ATGGATAAAAAATATGATTTAGTTGTTGATTTATTAAAAGATCAACTTAAGAAAAAGAAAAAGAAACACCTTTCGCAAGAAGAAGTGTTTGATTTTCTTTTAAAAAATCAAATGGAAATTACTGAAGATAATGATGATTTTTTAGAAAGATTAATTTCTGAAGACATTGTTAAAAACGACTTTGATGAAGGTGATTTCGATGATACAGATCTTGATGATTTTAAGAAAAATGCTGGAATTTTTAGTGATTCAGATGATAAAGACAAATTAGACGAATTAGATGATAAAGATTTTAGCGAAGATTTTGAAGATGAAGATTTTGAAGACGATTTTAGTGATGAAGATGACAACATAGATTATTCTCCTGAAGATTACAATGAAGAAGAATCTTCTGAAGATGAAGATGATGAAGAAAAAGAAGAAGATGAGGAAGACATTTTAGATTTTCACGGTGATGATTCAGATTTAGACTTAGATCTTAGCTCACTTACTTTTGATACTCACGAAGGTGGAGTGCATCTTGAAGAAGAAACTCAACAAAAGAAAAACCTTTCAAATAAACTTACAGAAACAAATGACATTGTTAAATGATACATGCGTTGAATTGGTAAATATGGAGAACTCTTAACAATTGATGAAGAGCGTCAATTAGCTGAACAAATGGAAAAAGGTGGATTTAGAGGTAAAAGAGCTAGAGATAAACTTATCCAAAGAAACTTACGTTTAGTTATTAATAATGCTAAAAAGTACAAAAACCGTGGACTTAGTTTTATCGACCTTATTTCAGAAGGAAACGCCGGAATTATGAAAGCTGTTTCTAAATATAATGTTCAAAAAGGGTTCAAATTTTCAACATATGCTACTTGATGAATTCGTCAGGCAATTACTAGAGCTGTAGCTGACCAAGCTAGAACAATCCGTGTGCCAGTGCATATGGTAGAAACAATTAACAAAATTTCTAAAATTGAACGTGAGCTTCAACAAGAGCTTGGACATGAACCAACTGATGAGCAAATTGCAGAAAGATATGACAAAAACTTTACTGCTGAAAAAGTGCGTTACATTAGAAAAATCAACATTGACCCAATTTCTCTTGATAAACAAGTAGGTAAAGAAAATGATTCATCATTTAGTGATTTTGTTAAAGATGATAACGTAATTTCTCCAACTGATCATGCTGCTCAAGAAGAGCTTCAAAGTGCTTTAGAACGTATTTTAGAAGCTGATTTAGAAAAAGATGAACGTGAGCTTATTTGCAAGCGTTATGGAGTTGGATTCGATGAAAATGGTGAAAAATACCGTGTGCATTCACTTGAAGAACTTGCTAAAGAAAGAAATGGTGTTTCAAAAGAACGTATTCGTCAAATTGAAAACAAAATTTTAAGAAAGCTTAAAAACGGAAAACACAGTAAAGAACTTAAAGATCTTTACCGTCCATAA
- a CDS encoding Nif3-like dinuclear metal center hexameric protein yields the protein MRVREFLAFLNKLYPLERKEIWDPSGLSVKANQNKKFTGAVIAIDITNEVVDFAIENKCNVILTHHPFFFEKTRELEWIKAPYKKELASKMLQNGISGFAMHTNYDIDIYGTSYQILRYLGWEHFYNYGSPSYSALATVKTSFNDVVTRLKNNLNLSEFRTNVETQNFDKPIEKIAFLSGSGYIGEITQIAQKGIDLIVSSDFKWSDWIAFNQNQIPILEIPHLDEEVFAYHLLELLQAKLPEFKFLLKKTKVPYKNL from the coding sequence ATGCGTGTTAGAGAATTTTTAGCTTTCTTAAATAAACTTTATCCGCTTGAAAGAAAAGAAATTTGAGACCCTTCTGGTCTTAGTGTTAAAGCTAACCAAAATAAAAAATTTACTGGAGCTGTTATTGCAATTGACATCACTAATGAAGTGGTGGATTTTGCTATTGAAAATAAGTGCAATGTCATTTTAACTCACCACCCTTTTTTCTTTGAAAAAACAAGGGAATTAGAATGAATTAAAGCACCATATAAAAAAGAACTTGCAAGCAAAATGCTCCAAAATGGAATTAGTGGATTTGCGATGCATACTAATTACGATATTGACATTTACGGAACTTCATATCAAATATTAAGATATCTTGGCTGAGAGCATTTTTATAACTATGGATCACCATCATATAGTGCTTTAGCAACTGTTAAAACAAGCTTTAATGATGTGGTTACTAGACTTAAAAACAACCTTAATTTAAGCGAGTTTAGAACTAATGTTGAAACTCAAAACTTTGATAAACCAATTGAAAAAATTGCTTTTTTAAGCGGAAGCGGATACATTGGAGAAATTACTCAAATAGCTCAAAAAGGGATTGATTTAATTGTTAGTAGCGATTTTAAATGAAGCGATTGAATCGCCTTTAATCAAAACCAAATTCCTATTTTAGAAATTCCGCATCTTGATGAGGAAGTGTTTGCTTATCACCTTTTAGAGCTTCTTCAAGCTAAATTACCAGAGTTTAAATTTTTACTCAAAAAGACAAAAGTACCATATAAAAACCTTTAA
- a CDS encoding glycine--tRNA ligase, with translation MQDLVNHLKTNGFVFQGSEIYGGLSNTWDYGPVGTLLKDNILAQWKSEFITKESANYLIDSKILMNPNVWVTSGHVSNFSDPLIENKVNGKRYRADKLIQEVDPSLIPEKMTFDQMRDFLVANVHEYEGAKTNWTDIKKFNLMFETFQGVTEDSKSRIFLRPETAQGIFVNFKNVQRTMRAKLPFGVGQVGKSFRNEVTPGNFIFRTREFEQMELEFFTKPEEASYWFDYYVQKAYNFVQKLGISKENIAIRPHEAEELSHYSAGTTDIEFKFPFGQGELLGVANRTNYDLKSHMEATGESLDYLDPQSNEKIIPYVIEPSIGLDRLMLAVICDVTYIETLSENDTRVVMKFPKQIAPYKFAVLPLVKKLNEKAKEIFNQLVEAGISVTYDEAGSIGKRYRRQDAIGTFYCLTIDYDTLEDNQITIRDRDSMEQIRINISDLKNYF, from the coding sequence ATGCAAGACCTTGTTAACCACCTAAAAACTAATGGATTTGTCTTCCAAGGAAGCGAAATTTATGGTGGTCTTTCTAATACATGAGATTATGGACCTGTTGGAACTTTACTTAAAGACAACATCTTAGCTCAATGAAAAAGTGAATTTATAACAAAAGAATCTGCTAACTATTTAATTGATTCAAAAATCTTAATGAATCCAAATGTTTGAGTAACTAGTGGACACGTTTCAAATTTTAGCGATCCGCTTATTGAAAACAAAGTTAACGGAAAACGTTATAGAGCAGATAAATTAATTCAAGAAGTTGATCCAAGTTTAATTCCTGAAAAAATGACTTTTGATCAAATGAGAGATTTTTTAGTTGCAAATGTGCATGAATATGAAGGTGCTAAAACTAATTGAACAGATATTAAGAAATTTAATTTAATGTTCGAAACTTTCCAGGGAGTCACTGAAGATAGCAAATCTAGAATTTTTCTTCGTCCTGAAACTGCACAAGGAATCTTTGTTAACTTTAAAAATGTACAAAGAACAATGCGTGCTAAATTACCATTTGGAGTTGGTCAAGTTGGAAAAAGTTTTAGAAATGAAGTAACTCCAGGAAACTTTATTTTCAGAACTAGAGAATTTGAGCAAATGGAATTAGAATTTTTCACTAAACCTGAAGAAGCATCTTATTGATTTGATTATTATGTTCAAAAAGCTTACAACTTTGTGCAAAAATTAGGGATTTCAAAAGAAAACATTGCAATTAGACCACACGAAGCTGAAGAACTTTCTCACTATTCAGCAGGAACTACTGATATTGAATTTAAGTTCCCATTTGGTCAAGGTGAACTTTTAGGAGTTGCTAACCGTACTAATTACGATTTAAAATCACATATGGAAGCAACTGGAGAATCGCTTGATTATTTAGATCCTCAAAGTAATGAAAAAATCATTCCATACGTTATTGAGCCAAGCATAGGACTTGATCGTTTAATGCTTGCAGTTATTTGTGATGTAACTTACATTGAAACTCTTTCAGAAAATGATACTCGTGTTGTAATGAAATTCCCAAAACAAATTGCTCCATATAAATTTGCAGTTTTACCACTTGTTAAAAAATTAAATGAAAAAGCTAAAGAAATTTTTAATCAATTAGTTGAAGCAGGAATTTCAGTAACTTATGATGAAGCTGGTTCAATTGGTAAAAGATACCGTCGTCAAGATGCTATTGGTACATTTTACTGCTTAACAATTGATTATGATACTTTAGAAGATAACCAAATCACAATTCGTGATCGTGATTCAATGGAACAAATTAGAATCAACATTAGTGATTTAAAAAACTATTTTTAA
- a CDS encoding MAG3090 family protein, whose product MKRLQCLYKPTKDKNYPWALKHPKVDSPLALFKTRQDAMNWFLALGYDCVTWFHTEEGIWGGSVLAEKLENQQEQVFEINVDKYDGGVKLQDAAQELFVNLETEKRNQNEAEKYLSTLNDFKIIKNHETYFPKDDVVKVRRTKKVEPETIVKVEKEVVVERVEVPVVKVVEAKEPTVEEVKYTYSAELCKMGQLKAFALYAKKLESVAQKYSSPVKTSLEDFKHIEANLEAAAKEFDKLESEFENTEHKHVYELVQKSLKKSMQTILSNVQEDDSITYSPATSLYFEEKCCSKTNLKLSQSTSYVLYGKHHVGFVEEKDYPYAVFVKEAPKYSTNLVIFENESPAKVVEKIVEVEKVVEVEKPVVVEKVVEKEGEKVVVKSGSWIWDWFAFMLLGIGYLILIVVILILLFTGNTI is encoded by the coding sequence ATGAAACGTTTACAATGTTTATACAAACCAACCAAGGATAAAAATTATCCTTGAGCATTGAAACATCCAAAAGTTGATTCACCACTTGCACTTTTTAAAACTCGTCAAGATGCAATGAACTGATTTTTAGCACTTGGATATGATTGTGTTACATGATTTCACACAGAAGAAGGAATTTGAGGTGGAAGCGTTCTTGCTGAAAAATTAGAAAATCAACAAGAACAAGTTTTTGAAATTAATGTTGACAAATACGATGGTGGTGTTAAATTACAAGATGCTGCTCAAGAATTATTTGTAAACCTTGAAACAGAAAAAAGAAACCAAAATGAAGCTGAGAAATACTTATCAACTTTAAATGATTTCAAAATTATTAAAAATCACGAAACATACTTCCCAAAAGATGATGTTGTTAAAGTAAGAAGAACTAAAAAAGTTGAACCTGAAACAATCGTTAAGGTAGAAAAAGAAGTTGTTGTTGAAAGAGTTGAAGTCCCAGTTGTTAAAGTTGTTGAAGCTAAAGAACCAACTGTTGAAGAAGTTAAATATACATATTCAGCTGAATTATGTAAAATGGGACAATTAAAAGCTTTTGCTTTATATGCTAAAAAATTAGAATCAGTAGCTCAAAAATACTCATCACCAGTTAAAACTTCATTAGAAGATTTTAAACACATTGAAGCTAACTTAGAAGCTGCTGCAAAAGAATTTGACAAACTTGAAAGTGAATTTGAAAACACAGAACACAAACACGTTTATGAACTTGTTCAAAAATCACTTAAAAAATCAATGCAAACAATTTTAAGCAATGTGCAAGAAGATGATTCTATTACTTATTCACCTGCTACATCACTTTATTTTGAGGAAAAATGTTGCTCAAAAACAAACTTAAAACTTTCACAATCAACATCATACGTTCTTTACGGAAAACACCATGTTGGATTTGTTGAAGAAAAAGATTATCCATATGCAGTTTTTGTTAAAGAAGCACCTAAATACTCAACAAACTTAGTAATTTTTGAAAACGAATCACCTGCAAAAGTTGTAGAAAAAATCGTTGAAGTTGAAAAAGTTGTAGAAGTAGAAAAACCAGTTGTTGTAGAGAAAGTTGTGGAAAAAGAAGGGGAAAAAGTAGTTGTAAAATCAGGATCATGAATTTGAGATTGATTCGCATTTATGCTTTTAGGTATCGGTTACTTAATTTTAATAGTTGTTATCTTAATCTTACTTTTCACAGGAAACACAATTTAA